DNA from Malus sylvestris chromosome 11, drMalSylv7.2, whole genome shotgun sequence:
AAAAGCCAATTTTgtgccttttcttttttaatattatttttatgccttcccttttttttaatattatttgtgtGCCTGCTGTTAATGGGAGCCAACCTGcttttgagttgggaaatgtgaATTGACTTCTGTTAGTCGGAGCTAAAAGGCTCTTGCTTTTGAGGTGGGAAGTGTGAATTGAAAGCTAAAGAAACAAAACGTTTCGGGATTTTGGGAATACCAAACgtatgggatttggaaaccaatcccataccGAATACtttggtatttttcgggatgggaATACCGAACTTCGGGATGATTTTGGTGTGgaatttttcggtttgggttcGGGattttttctgtttggtttgggaatttcaggaattttttccagccctagatACAACCATGTGGCTCTagagaaatcatcaacaaatatcACAAAATACTTATAACCATCAAAAGATTCTAAAGTTGGTCTCTATACATCCGAATGGACAAGTTCAAAACACTTACTAGCCCTGGATAAGGAAGAGTTAAAAGGTAATCTAGTGGCCTTAGACAAGTGACAGGTTTCACATGAAATTACATCCTTCCCTAAGTTTGGAAATAAAGTTGACAAAATAGGTGGAGAAGGATGAGCTAAACGTTGATGCCATAATTGGTTTTCTTGGATAGAGTAGGACTTGGCTTGAAACCCTCTAGGATTACTCTTTGATATGTAATAGAGACCATCTAGATAAAACCCTTCACCAATCATCTTCTTGGTGGCACATTCCTGAAAAACAACATTGTGAGGGGAGAATATGGCTAAGCAATTTAAGGTATTCGTGATTTTCCCACAGATAGGAGTTGAAATGGAAAGGAATGAACATATAATGCCACCGACTCAATTTCATCAGATATTAAGTTGATTTTTCCCTTTCCTAAAACCTTTGCATTTTCACCATTGCAATTGAAACTTGGGAaggatttaataatttttcaaactTATGAAACTTAAACACATGGTTGGTCATATGGTCTGTGGCACCCGAATCCACAACCCAAAAATCATGCAACATATTTATATTAAGAGTAGTTTTGAAAGCTTTCATGATACCTTGCATGTCTTCTTGAGGTACGCGTTTCGTGTCGGCCAAGAAACCAGCAAACTTGCCTAGCAAAGCTGTTGGGTTTCCGTCTTCAATGTGGTCACTTCCAATCCCTCATTTCTTTCTTTGAAGATACAATGCAAACTCATTCATGAGTGCAGCTGGATTAGCTGTGAAGTTCTTGACTGTGTCAGACACATTGGAAGAGGAGGTAGACGCATGATTTGCTCGATGTACATTACGGTTCACTCTTTGTGAAACCTTGTTGTCCTTCATGAAATCAGGTTTTAATTCTAGATGTAACATCCAACATGTCTCCTTAGCATGGCTCGTATAGTTGCAGTGTTGGCACTTCAAGTTTGGATGCTTCACTTTGTACTTCTTCTCGTTGATTAGGTAGGCCCTTGCTTCAGATACATTGGCTTTTGTACCAATGTTCATGACATTCCTCCTTACTTCTTCACGTTGAATTGTTACACAAATACTGGTGAAGGAATGAAGTTCAGTGTTCATGAGTATGTGGCTTCGTAGGTCTTCATATTCTGAGTCGAGACTAGACAGAAGTTGAAATATCTTGTCTTCTTCTGCTCTCTTCCGTAGCAAAGTCGCATCAGTGGTATGAGGGCGATATATTtccaactcattccacatgCTTTTCATGCTACCTAAAAGTTGTACAAAGGGCTTACCTTCTTGTTGCAGGTTGGAGATGTccttctttaattggaaatcCAGTGCAGCATTGTTCTGACTGCCATACATTTCCTTGACAGTCGCCCATAGCTGGTGTGAAGATTAAGAGTAACTGAATATTTTAGCTAGTTTACATTACATGGAATTCAGGAGCCATGACATAATCAACTGATCCTTGCTAAGCCAAGATTCATAAGCTGGTGAGCAGGTATCAGGAACTTTGATGCTTCCATTTATAAATCCTAACTTGGACCTTCCACCTAGGGCAAGCGATACAGCCCTCGACCAAGGCAAATAATTAAACTCATTCAACAAGACTGAGCTTAATCTTTGATTTGGGTTGACATCCACCTCAGGCATATTTACGGAGGAAAAAACTAGTGACCTTTCAGCATCAGACCTAAGAGGATTGTCTTCAGCCATTTTGAAGATTGGACACGTTCAGATGGTAGTAAAGCAGAAGCAGGTTATttttcctgctctgataccatattgacTTTTCAAAGATTGTGTATTATTTCTTTCATAAATACATTACAATTGTTTAGCCATATATAAGGAGATGAACTCTCCTTGAGTTATGCCACAACTGGTGGACTCCTAAGAAAAGAGAACAAATGATTAACCACTTAGGAGACACACTTGAGTGGTTGCTTTAACCCTAACCCTACACACTTGAGTAGTTGCTTTAACCCTACTTAAAGAGAACAAATGATTAACCACTTAGGAGACACACTTGAGTGGTTGCTTTAACCCTAACCCTACACACTTGAGTAGTTGCTTTAACCCTACTTCCAATAGTTAAAAACTCTCATCCTCTGCTTCTTCAAAGCTCAAAACTTTCACACTCGATGGATCAAATAAGCCTTGTATTTAATACCCTTTAGTTTGATCTTTAagtctttaaatttattatttatttttggtctgaTTTGAATTTGTGGGGTTTGTCTCCCAATCTCAAAAGCATTTATAATTTTGTTCAGAAATctcataaataaaaacaaaatgctCCCATAATTCCTAGTCTCTCACAAAACCCCCAAAATCACTTATAGATAGACATACCGGGTATTGAGCAACGTTTCATCTCTTTTTGATGGAACTCTTTCAATCAAACATTTTCACAACAAAAAACAATCCTTAATACCCAGACCTAACTTTCTTGTTTGAATTTTATCAGAATTTTTTATACCATATAACTTGCCAATTTCCTTTGTGTTTGAGAAAATAAACTGCTTttgtaaagaacttttgaattCTAAATTAGGATAAATTGCTTACCTTTAGCAAAATGGGTTCTATTGATGTTTTTCCTAGGCAACGGTGAATGTTTGGGTGCCGTTGCTGGTTGGGATTGTGCTAGTTGTTGCGCACGTGGTGTTGAGGTGGACTGATGAGTTGTTGTGGACGAAGAGAGCTCTGCGTTGTTGACTGGTTATGCGGCGCAATTCTGCAGATTTGGATGAatcggtggtggtggtggtttgggTAAACTATTTGGAGAAACAACTCACTGTTGTCGAGAAGAGGAGAATGATGTCACGTATAGCCAATGACAGCGCCCCAACACAACAAATGCATCTGTATGGGCAAATTCGTAATTTTACTGTGAAGAtgagaaaagaaggaagaaaaaaacacttgaagatGAGCAATTTCGTCCTTTCACTGTGCTTAGGAACATCGAAGCTACTAAACTAGGTTTTAGTATATACAGAATTTTAGATAGTCTTAGAAACGTgtttaaaggtttttttttttttgttgagaaaagtacgatattcattgataAGATTTAGCAAATACGTACAAAACTAGAAGATAGGGTGTCACATTGGGTTTCAATAAAAACCTTATCGGGAATTTCAACCCAATCGAAGTGAAAAAGAGTGTCATGCATCAAACTACGTAATAGTACTATCCTCAAGTAAGAGATCAGTAATATCGGGGGTTCTTCAAACCACACTACATGTTGTTCTAGAGATAGCCCCACCCTTGCCAATTTGTGATATGTGTGGATCAAGTTAGTTTATTAGGGTGATTATGTGCCCGCCATTTGTGCTCACATTTAggaggggtgtattcaattgagaattagagagattttaatggatttataaatacattgattcttatggagtttaattggtttgtagagattccatgtaaaattttgattcaattcccttgaaatctcataggaagaggtgagatttgtggatgcttaaaatacactacaaaatctctctaattccctctaattcctcaactttttgaaattctttaaaatcaaattctaacTGAATACAcatggaatgttataaacttctttaaaatcctaatttaaTACATCCAGATTTATAAGGATTTAATatactatcttaaaattctgatTAAATACATATTGAATTTcagataatcacttaaaatcctgattgaatacccctaaattcattaaaataattaaaatccctcaaaatccgaATTGAAAACACCCTCTTAGTTTGCCATATGtgaagatttatttatttatttaatcatctcTCTGATTAGCAAGGTCTTAaatgccgatattatcggtttttcgcgttaccgatattttaataggtatccaattagttttcgtcaaaatatcgcgatattatcaatattatcgataatatcgttcTCTCTCCGTTGTTGGAACGGCAGCCGAGCTCCGTCGTTGCAGCTGCCAAGATCTGCGCCTTTCTCTGCCAAGATCTGCGCCTCTcacaggtggtgatggtgctcgCCGGAGTGTGCGCCACTGTGGTGGAGGTCACAGTGGGGTGGGTGTGGTGTGTCTCCCCTCCGCTCGCTCGCGCCCTGTCTGTTATTTCTGCGCCGGAGGGTTCATGCGTCgccgagttgcagagacgagaaggagagggagaaagacgaggttgctGATGACAATGGGTGTCTTCCTCAAGCAGGTgcgatggtgtgcgtgtgtgtatgtgggtctcggtgcagagagaaatgagagagatgagagtttCGAGAGAGATACGACGCCAACgagagcttttttttttgttttttatcttaAAGAGAGAAAGGTCTGAGAGAAATGGGAAGAGAAGGCCGAGTGAAATGAAAAGAGGTCCTTGAATTATTGAGAGATATCTCTGAGAGAGGCCTAGGATTTCTAAAAGGTAATCAGAACTGGGAAAAATAGGGCACATCTTAGCCTTTATTTTGGAATCCTAAGAAGTTCACCATATGGATGCATGACATGTGTGCATGCCATGTCTATTGAATGGGAAAAGTCTGACATGGAAAGACAAAGAGCCGTTTGGGGCTCTGGGCTCGAGGCAAGACAGAAAGtgctagggtttttttttttgaaatgaaCATAAGCTGCTAAATTCGCATATATTATAGTTGTTGCTAAAGATTGACACCAGTGTGGACTTGGAcgtgttggtcaacatgtccTCACAATCCCCAAGTTCTCCAGTTTGAACCCTTGCACCCAtcaaatttttctttctttttgatgCGCTTTTCCCATGGCTCTAGGTCTTGATTTCGAATCCAGGTGAgccctttccttttcctttttttttctttttgttttattatttgtttattttaatttatttgtttcttttatgtttttcctttcttttagtTTCTTTGTCTTAGTCgttcatttttattaaagtatgATGTAAAATCAATTATCTCAAaattatgtgtttttaaattttggacttgtttgTTGGATactttttttgcattttatcattcttttattatgaaaatatgctaaaatatcacttatgtttttgtgaaaatatgctaaaatatttatatatatatatatatatatatatggttttgttttgaattctttttttactaattcattatatataaatgattatggtgtgtttaaacttctttcattaattactacatattttctatactcacaatgtttgccagctcgctatataatcaacttaaatcagttaaatttatcatgcaatgcatttccttccaattttttgtaataaactaatagataattgactaaataaacatcatgtaaagtttcaataaaaatttccaagtttttcttacaatttctgtggttttcatattatttttatcgatatcgataatatcctgatattttcatcgatatttctatgtttttggactaccgatatttctgatatcatcgatattttataccttgctgATTAGAGAGTTTATAAAATATCGTCTTGTGCAATTTTGAAATTTAGACCAAGGAGAACTTGGGGTCTAAAGACAATATTTGGGTGTCCATTAACTTGTCAAAATTGAACCCAGTAGCCCAATAGCCACCACAACCCTCCAACAGCCCGTTACCCAAGCCAGCCCACCCGTTagctttccttctccttctccccCTTTCCCCGTTCGGCACTCGGTCACACTCCCACGCTTCCACGGTTCCACCCCACCAAGCTTTCAGCCTTGTTCCCGACAGGTACGTcaattgctctctctctctctctctctctcgtccgTTCATGTTTTCTTCCTTCAGAATAAATAGACGTGTTTAATCATTTTTCAAAAATgtatttttatgattaattattTTATGCTGTGAATTTTTGGTCGATTGCCCCCTCCACTTCACAAGCAAGTAATAATCCAGGATTAGgaaattatgggttttttttttttaagcatacGAAAGGGTTTGcgttatttgaatttttgagCTGTCCTggtttgcttttttgttttggatttGAGCATCACAGTCCCTTACTTTTTATTTTCCTGGtttcttccattttttcctCAGTGTTCGTGTTTCCCTCTACTTTTGGATAAAGATTTCTGATGGTTTAGTTTTCTTCTTATTCTAACAGCTTAATGTAGTTTGAGATCCTGCAAGAGAGCTAAAAGGGTTGAACTTGGTCGAGGAGTTTCGTATTTGTTTCGTTTGAGGTACAATCTTACTACTTTTTGTGTTCTTTCGTATCGAGTTCATTGAAGGTTGATTGACTATCATTGTTTACTTCATGTTATTTGTTCATGCTTTGAGGCTGTAGTTTGCCCTTTGATCTAGTAAATCAAAATACGATTGTCTCAGTATATGAATTTAGTGAATTTACAAAGCGTTGCACTGACTTCATAATGCTATAACTAGTACAGAAAACTTGTACCGTGCGCTAGTCTGGGTTTGGTGTTTCTTACCCTTAGTAgtagtgtaacatcccacatcgcccagggagtggatcttgtaagcctatattcccatctctacctagcacgaggctttttgggagctcactggcttcgggttccatcggaactccgaagttaagcgagttcgggcgagagcattcctaggatgggtgacccactggaaagttctcgtgtgagttcccataaacaaaaccgtgagggtgtggtcggtgctcaaagtggacaatatcgtgctacggtggagttgagcccagaatgtggtaggggcccgggccgggatgtgacaagtaGAGTTACAGAAGCTAAATCTTATGTTATGTGTTACTTGCTTCTGGTTCTACTTACGGCTAGGGTAATCAGAGGTATTTCTGTCAGTTGCTTTTGAGTAGAATCAAATATGTTTTGGTATTTATCTCTAAGACCGATATATGGTGGCATTGTTGTTAATAGCACGTACTTGGGTGAAAATTAAGGTTGAGTAGAATCAACTAGTCTTACAACCACTAAGGACTaatgttcgtggcaggaatttccgctggggatgtttcctggccgacgagcacacagctcccctggaggttggcgccggttgagggctgctgtcgggcttctgcttcgttTCTGGgtgttgtcgggcaagtctcgtcgggcaagactcttcgggcaaggcttttcgggcaaggctgaaagagaaggacagcgttaactttgagaggtgcctttgtggggccttaggtataggccttgaggctcacaatcaaggttaacatttaggtgctcaggcgtgccactgccatcttcagcatggcagatgtaaaatgattgtcgttctttcattgtatatatatatatgtatccaagaaaccgtgttagttacaacaggtgcctttgtggggccttaaatgtaggccttgaggcttcccatcaataactaaaccagtgctcgaacacatcatatttattCTTGTGATTGTAGGAGTCttctaactattatatttctgattacccgaatccaaggaatagaacgaacccaaatgggtgcctttgtggggccttaggtgtaggccttgagacttcccatcagagttcattcttatgcTTAGACTCTTAAGATCGCTgaataggatgaatccaaatggatgcctttgtgaggccttaggtgtaggccttgaggctttccattagagTTCATCCCATACTTAAGcattctatgataatcatgatataatagaaagaaaactaaaaggtaggtcgattacttgcgccccaagtaacttcggacttctcgtttatcaaggattgtcgtggatgagttaagtccacataaagttcttttttatgccttgaggccaaggacttttaaactaatcagatttacatgcctgcgggcttaggacttggatctgatttaagcatcgaagatatatttaaatcggatccaagtattgagaaagctttgtcatAGCGATTTTGCTAGGAACAGACTCGcatataactaaaaatatacaacatattgctagactttaaagaaagagaacacaaagacagaacaaagcaggtcgggcaagattaaaccttatcaattaaggctgatcgtcttgcaggtccctatctttgtggttctgtcaaaggtctgaaagcttagaggtgGAGAGGGGGAAGGAGAATACAAAagggtgaatcgatactacaacaagttagagcagggtagcagagctattacaaagtttAGGAGAAAAGAGTATCCCGCAGGGGATAAAGGGTggtcccgaatgggatgaaggcttggctgactacagcttcgtttggaaggcaaatctggctttgagcagagttttggcttgcatttgtttgtttgtttgagtgtctttgctcctgtcttctcttcttccttttatagacgacttgaCTCGGCTTCCTGTAGcaacagctttgcccgaatgcggtttgagggtgatgactcatcagctttattacatgtaatgccaccataaagtactttatgggctgtgcagtctgatcagtctacaccacttggtttttgggtaggtaggcaagtggTCTTTGTGATttgtatcaagtcagaaaaggccctttcctgCCTTTCCAAGTTTCGGCTGGGTTTTGATCTTCTATTCCTCTAGGCCCccttttgggccgactccatccttgggcctaaagtttagttttaacccaaacaactAACAAATCAGTGTCTATGTGAAACGTTTGAGGTGGCGGAGCAACAAAGAATTCACGTTCCTTTCACTTTCAGGATTTCAGTTTATCAGATGGTTTTCTAGGTGGGAGTGGGAGTCAGATTAAATTTGTGTACCAAAGTTGGACTCAAATTGTTTCGGAATGTCTATTAAGATGCATCTGAACCTACAATTTTGGGAACCTGGATTTATTCGGTCCTGTATATCTTGGCAATCAGGCCTACAATAATGCATTAGTTAGCATGTTGTATTTGaaggaattttttttgaattaaATCTTTATTTACCATGTCGAAGCAATTAGTATTTGGTTCTACGTGTTTGATAAAAATTGGGTGGAAGGTGCAACCAGTTTGATTCAAGTGTGTGTTATCACCGTTCTGTCAGTGCTTAAATGAATTGGGTTAGAACTTACCCTGTGGCAGTGGGTTACGATAACTAAAAGTGTCTCTGTACACCCCTTGAGGAGAATTAACTACCAGAGTTTAGAATCTTTGTTTGGTTGATAAATGTTTTCATATCCAATATGCttttataaaacgaaaaacagCAGGACTGCCTCAGAATGACGGTTGTGAAGCGGTATGTGCTACGAATGTTCATATCATTGAAGTACATTACAGCAAACGTAGTGGACAGAAATAATGGCAGGATTGTTGTATCAGCATCTACAGTTGAACATTCAATCAAGGGCTCACTCGAATGTGGAAGGTCTTGCAACGCAAAGGCAGGGGCAGTTGTTGGAGAGGTGTTGGCTAGGAGACTCAAGGTGGAAGGTCTTGATGAGGGACAGGGACGAGGGATTCACGTCAATGTAAATAACGAAGTCGAGAAGAAGGGTTTTAGGAACCGCACCAAGATTTGGGCTATCGTCAATGCTCTTAAGAACAACGGAGTCAAACTCATTCTTGATGATAACGATGAAAATACTTCTCGGTCGGGTTAGTATTAAGAGCTCTCTTTGTTTCATTCCTTCTATGTGTCCATATGCTGAATATATGTGTGATTGTTAGTGGCGAAATGGACGGATTTACGCTGATTTTACAGAATCCGCAATTACCGGAATATGTATGTTTTGTTTTCTACAGTGCAGAGTAGCTATGATTAGGACAAGGGGAGTGACGGAGCTCCTTGAAAGACTAATGTCACAAATTGCTGTCACTTTTCATGTTTGCGAACTGATTTTTCATTACAATTATTGAATCTTTGTTCGTTTGAACTTTTCCACCACTTGTGCCGATGTTGCTTTAGTACATGGCGAAAAACAATCAAGATTATGCACTCTGGTTCGGGTTCGATTTCTATCAATTTCCCTCcaacaactaacaatttaactTATTAATATTATCGtttgtcaaaataaaaatataaactttTCTACCATTCATGTTTAGATGCTCAGCGGTACTTGAGTCTTCGGTGGTGGTGTTTGACATTTGTCAACATTGGTTATGTTGGCGGTGGACCGTGCTAGATCTAAAAGTTTATTCTTAATAACAGGAACAAAGTGACTCAGGGTGATGTTTGAGGTTTTATTTGCAACAACCTTTACCAGCAAATCTTGCAGCATCTTCAAATGGGATAAATTGGCTCAGAATTGAATGTTATGCTTTGTCAGGGAGTTGGTGTCATGCATTCCTTCTCATGAAGTTGTATTGATAGTGAGTCGGTGGGGGTTCGTGGGAGGACTTTCACCAAACTGCCAAATTTAAAAAGTTTTGACCGTCGGCTCTCTCAATCCTGAATTCTGATGGAtatcaaaacttttttttatttttttttatcaaagcgttaaattttattaaattaatcatCGACAAAATTCAACACTTGATTAGTTAATCATTTGTGAGTCAAATTTTCACATGTTGAAGAACATTGCTCATTTGTTCTGTTCAGTAATATTCCTCCGTTACATGTTAATCAAGatcatgttatatatatatataaaggaaataaatttggatgcaacacgaggaatTTCTTTAAAAGATCGCTAATTCTAGTAATTACCTCCTATTTATGAAGATCATACATTACATAAAGTCCAcattattttggtttaatttgaggcTCTATGAAATAAAGAACTTTTGACAATACATTTGTACCTCTAGTGTTTAAATGCATTTACACTTACACCGTGATTAGTATAAACATTCCCGCTTCTCAGTATTAAAGATTGCATCTCTCAAAATCACTAGTATagcaaaataaaatataagaaaaacttCAAATCAATCTAATTAATATCGGTGTAGTGGTagttctcttcacttgtaagtagaaggttttagatttgattcttGTCAAATGCgaagttgaaccacattattactgaGGTTAAGCCCACCCAATtttctttagtgtaaataatattgtggGAGGGATCTCTGAAATTCTCTCCGTAGTGAGAGTCTTTTCTCCTCAGTGAGAATCCGCCGTTGTGCGTGTCTTTGTGTGGGCGTGGATTTGTGCTCTTCTTTTCGTTTCTGTGTTCGTCTTCGGTGGTTGTGGATCTCCATTTTGGGCGATTTCTGAGAGGGGTAGGTGGAGCTATTTCTCCTTCTCTGATTTTCTTCGTTGGGGTTTGTGCTTCCTCCTTTGTGGTGGGGCTTTACTGTCCGTGTCTATATTCGCCTCATGTGGTTCCGGATCTCCAGTTGGGGGTGTGTCTGAGTGGGGTAGGTGGAGCTTTAATTTATTCTTCGATTTTCCTCGCTTGGGGTTCGTTTTTCTTTTGGTTGTGGTGGGGTTAGTATGGAGGAGAGTGGGCAGGGCATTTATCCCGTCCATTCTTTTATTTGGGGGTTAGGGTTGTACTGGTCGTTCAGATTAGGGGTTTGGGTTTTATTCCTCTGTACTTCAGTTATCGATAAGGGAATGGTAGTCCGGAAAATTCGTGGGCTCTATGAGGATGGAGTAAATATGGGTTTAATTAGATCTCATAGAATTGAATGTTGGATTTGCATTTATGGGTCTATTGAGACTTTGGTTGGCTGCTTTAAAGGAGTTCAGTCCTTTTTGCCCCCAAATGGTAGGTATGTTCAGGTTTATGCTTTTAATGCCGATTTTATTGTGCTTCCATTGGTTTTTAAAGGTGATTTGCGACAGATTAAAGATATGCGACTATTACCTGCGGGTGTTCCTAAGGTTTTTTCTGACTATTTCAAGTACTCTGCGGCATCACCGAGGCTTTTGAAGGCGAGGAG
Protein-coding regions in this window:
- the LOC126591425 gene encoding uncharacterized protein LOC126591425 isoform X1, which gives rise to MTVVKRYVLRMFISLKYITANVVDRNNGRIVVSASTVEHSIKGSLECGRSCNAKAGAVVGEVLARRLKVEGLDEGQGRGIHVNVNNEVEKKGFRNRTKIWAIVNALKNNGVKLILDDNDENTSRSDAQRYLSLRWWCLTFVNIGYVGGGPC
- the LOC126591425 gene encoding uncharacterized protein LOC126591425 isoform X2; amino-acid sequence: MTVVKRYVLRMFISLKYITANVVDRNNGRIVVSASTVEHSIKGSLECGRSCNAKAGAVVGEVLARRLKVEGLDEGQGRGIHVNVNNEVEKKGFRNRTKIWAIVNALKNNGVKLILDDNDENTSRSVQSSYD